A window of Chlorobium phaeobacteroides DSM 266 genomic DNA:
CGCCATAAAGCGGGAAGTTGGCGGAATAGACAGCTACGTTGTGCTGCCTGAGCAGTTCACGGTTTTTATATGCAGGGTCTCCCATTGCAAGGCCTATTGCCTTTGCCTCTTCCGAACGGGCAATAAAACAGCCGTCGTTGTTGGAGAGTACCACAACCGGGCGGTTTTGCAATCCGGGATTAAAGACCCGCTCGCATGAGACATAGAAGTTATTGCAGTCCACCAGAGCAAACATGATGCTTTTTTAGGTTTATCTCGCCTTGTGGATGATATAGGTCACAATACCCCATACAAGAAAGTCATTCTCTTCGGTGATCCGGATAGGCTTGAACGCATCATTTGCCGGCATGAGCGAGAGACCTGATTTATCCTGAGAAATGCGCTTGACGGTGAACTCTCCATCAAGAAAACAGATGGCGATGTCACCGTTTTTGGGATGAAGGGATTTGTCGATCACGAGAATATCCCCTTCCCGCAGGTTTGCTTCAACCATCGAAGAGCCTTTTACCCTGGCGTAGAAGGTGGCTTCCGGGTGCCGTATCAGAGCCTTGTTGAGATCGAGTCCAAGCTCCATGGCGTCATCGGCAGGGGAGGGAAAGCCTGCAACAACACCGGTTTCCGCATAGGGGAGCAGGAGCTCGCTGGAAACGTCCGGCGAGTAAAAGTCAAAGATTTCGTTACGATATATTCTGGTGAGTTTCATGCTTCAGACAGACTTCAGTTCTCTTGTTTTGAAAAAGATTTTACGGAATCGTTGCATGCGCTTCATCATATCGCAACAAAGGTTTTGTTTTTTTAACCATACAGGTATTTCGCTAAAAGGGAGCTACGGTCACTTCGGCTAATCGATCCTTTTCATGAATAACTACCGGGAACATCTTTTCCGGCCTCTGCCATTTCTTGATCGGGGAAAATCGGTCTTAATGCGACTGCTGATGATTCCCAATCTTTTTCTGATTCGGGCAGCAGGCGTTGAACATCTGACCACCGACGGTCGCCCCGTTCTGTTTGTTTTTAATCATAATAATGCTTTTGAGGCATTATTGGTGCCGGTTTTTCTCATCTATCGGCGTGGCGGGCAGTTGATCAGTTTCGTGATCGACTGGATGTACGGCTATCTCCCGTTTATCGGATGGCTCATGCAGATGATCGATCCGGTTTACGTTTATCATAAGCGTTCAACCCTCTCGTTTATTCAAGCCCGCCGACCTGAAGGAACTCACGAAAACACCGTTGATCGATGTTGCGAAAAACTGCATGCCGGTATAAGCATCGGAATTTTTCCTGAAGGAACGCGCAACGCTCATGCTCACCGGTTGATGAAACCAAAGCCGGGTATCGGTCACATCGCCCTGAAATCCGGTGTTCCCGTGATTCCTGTTGGCATTGATTTTCCACAAAGAGCGACAAAGGGAAAGATCCCCCGGTTTGGAAGAATCATTGTCCGCATCGGTCGCCCGATGACCTTTCATGAGGCATCAGCCCACTATCAGGCAACTCTTCTCGAAAGTAATGGTGGCAATGCTGTTCGCAAACGACAGCATGAGCTGGCCGGAGCGGTGTCACATGAAATCATGCTTCGCCTCGCAGAGCTTTCGGGAAAACGTTGTTTATCAGATGCGTCTTTCGGAAAAACGGATGGTAACGATAACTCAAAACAAAAGGAGCAGCTATGTCCTGTATAACGGTCGGAAGGGTACTGGGCGGCAACGATCATGCTGCTGCTGTCGAAGTTATTGAACAGGTGTTTGCCAGAGAAAAAAAATGGATCACATCCGCCAGCGGACAAATTCCGGATCATGTGAATGAATCCGGGAATGTCTCATGGTTTCTTGCGCGGGTAAACGGACGTCCTGCTGGGGTGCTGAGGCTTTTGTACGATCCTCCGCTTGAGCTGCCCGATGCGTACGCCGTGAACTTTATGCCGGGAATTGATATCGAGCATCTTAAAAAACAGGGACGATATGTCGAAATAGGGCGATTCATGATTCTTGGCGAGTTTCGCAGAAATTACAGGGTTGCACTTCGGCTCATGCGTGAGGCGACGGCAGAGGTGATGGAGCGGGATTATTCCCATTTCATAACGGATGTTTTTGAGGATGATCAACACTCTCCGCTCAACTTTCACACAAGGGTACTCGGGTTCGAGGCGGTTGGGCGGCATCTTTTCGGGGATCTCAACTGCAGCTCGGCGAGAATCATCCTTACCCTTGATATTCTCAAACTCTACAGTCGCGTCAAAGATAGTCGGAGCAGGATTTACCTCGAACTCATTCATGGAATCCGCGAGATAGCCGAACGCCGAATTCGCCGCATACAGTCAGGCGTTGCAAAAGGGTAGAAGATGCATGGAGGGTTGCAGAGATAACGCTAAAAAGCAAGGGAGGAGAGTGCGATGTTGAGACTCGATGAACTCAGGGCTGGTGTCAAAGGGGAGTTTTTTTTAAAAGAGGAGCTGCACGATCATAATGTCCGCAAGGTTGATGCGCTTGCCGATGTCATTATCAAGCCTGCCGGAAAAAAAGAGCTTGGCAAACTGCTGAATCTGTTGCAGGCGGCAGGGTATCCTCATGTGGTCATCAATTCAAAAGGGCGGGTGCAGTTTCCCGATCAGCGGTTTCATGGAGCGGTTATTGTGACCGATCTGAAGCTTTGATGAGTTTTCGACAGATTGTTCACCATCTCTTTACAATCGCTTAACCTTTTCGTAACAGTGGCGGGATAGATTAGCAGGCGCATGAAAAACATGCAGCAAGAGTTTTTTTGTTTTCATGAACACATCACACAACCAATCCTGTTTAATTATGAAAAAAGTTGCATTACTGGTCGCTCTGGCCGCTTCCATGGGGTTCAACAACGCAGAGGCTGTTGACTGGAACTGGAGTGCCGATATCCGTTACCGTTACGAGTCCGGTCTGAAGGAGACGACAGCCGATGGCGAGCACAGTCGCGACCGTCACCGTACCAGAGTCCGTCTCGGAGTTTATCCGTGGATCAACGAAGAGCTTTCCGCCGGCGTGCAGATCGCAACCGGAAGCGATGAAACAACCTCGCGCAATGAGACTTTCGACGATATGTTCATTCCGGACTCCATCTATCTCAACGAGGCTTTTATTGACTACCATCCGATGTTTCTTCAGGGCAATGTCAACCTGATTCTCGGAAAGAGAGATGTGGCAAAAACGCTCATCGTCATGAAAGACCTTGTCTGGGACAGCGATATTACCCTTGAAGGTTTGACCCTGCAGTTTGGCAAGGATAGCGGCGGCAAAGAAAAAGATGGGTTGAATGCCACTGCCGGTTACTATATGCTTAACGAAGTTAATGGCAGTGCTCCTACAGCAGCGACAACAGGCAAGACAGAGCGCGATGCCTATCTTGTTGCCGCTCAGTTAGCCTATACAGGCTCAGTCAGTGATTTAGGCTACAAAGTCGGTGCCGCCTACTATGATTATGTGCATTTCGATTATGACAATAATGTTTCCGGTGATGCCGGCTATGTGCCGAAGTACAAGCCGGAGTTTGATTATACCGGCAAGGACTTTAACATCGTCGAGCTCTTTGCCAGTGTCGGGGGTCCGATTACCGAAACCCTTCCCTGGAAGATCTATGGTCAGTATGCGTTCAATACGGCAGAGCAGGCGGATTGTCCAAATATCGATGATACCAAAAGGGATGCTTATCAGATCGGAGTTCAGATCGGTGATGCCAAGCAGGTCGGGCAGTGGTCACTTGGCGGCGAATATGTCAGTATTGAACGGGATGCGGTTACGATTCTTACCGATTCGGATCGTAACGGAGGATCAGCCACCAATCTTGAAGGGTTCAAGGTTGCTGCTGTCTATCATCTTGTGCAGAACATGACGCTTGGCGCCACCTATTTAAACTTCAAGACCAAGGATGTTGATGATATCACCAATCACCTCTTCCAGGCTGACGTTGTTGTAAAATTCTAAAAAACCGTGTCTTGTTCTTTCAGTGTGTTCCTGTTCTTTCTCCATCAGGTTGTGTGTTCAGGCTCTAAGGCTGCCCGTGCAGTGATGCACGGGCAGCCTTGAAAGCCGGAGATATGACCGATAACCATTTTTCGTCTTACTAATTTCAAATCATAAAAATCAACATGAAACTGTTCAGAAAAATACTCTTAAGTGCCGCTGTCCTGGGTGTTATGGCTTCAGGTACAGCCGAGGCTGCCGGTAAAATCGTTATGGACGGATCGACGACTGTTGGCCCGATCGCGAAATCCTTTGCGGCCTACTTCACCAAAACAACCGGAGTTCAGGTGACGGTCAGTGAATCAGGTTCAGGCAATGGTGCTAAAAGTCTGATCAACAAGACCTGTGATATCGGTAATATGTCGCGCGCCATGAAAAGTAATGAGGTTATGGCAGCCAGAAGCAAAGGTGTTAATCCTGTTGAGCACGTTATTGCTCTTGACGGTATTGCAATGGTTGTTCATCCGAGCAACAGGGTTGATGCGCTTTCAAAAGCCCAGATTCAGGGGATATATATGGGCAAATATACCAACTGGAGTCAGGTTGGCGGTCCTAATGCGGCTATTGTCATTATCCAGCGCGAGTCGAACAGCGGAACTCAGGATACCTTCAAGGAGCTGGTGATGGGTAAAGACAGTCCTATTTCCAAGAGAGCCGAGACCCAGGCAAGCAACGGGGCAGTCAAAAGCCGTGTCAGTTCAACACCGGCAGCAATCGGTTTTATCGGACTTGGTTTTATTGACAGCTCTGTAAAAGCCTTGTTGGTAGATAAGGTTGAACCGGAAGTGAGAACGGTGAAAAATGGTACCTACCCAATTTCAAGGCCTCTTTTCATGTACACCAATGGTCAGGCAACAGGAGTGATCAAGCAGTTTATTGATCTGGCCAAAACAGAAGAGGGCAAGCGTATGATCAGCGAGCTTGGCTATGTGAACCGTTATTGATCCCGGTTTAATTTTTTTTATCTTTCCCCTGATTTTTCCCCGAAAAAGCCGCCTGGTATCAGGCGGCTTTTTTTGCGCTGAGTACCCTTGCGTTTTTCAAAGGGAGCGCTTTTTCATACCTTTACTTTAGGTAACCACGTAAACGTTTTGAATAAAAACAATGATGAGGATAGTTATGAAAAAACTGATGCTGTTTCTGTTTGTCATGCTGTTTGCCGGATCCGGTTCACTTTTGGCAGCACCAAGAAGCATTGTACTTGACGGCTCGACGACCGTTGGTCCGATTGCAAAATCCTTTGCCGCATATTTTACGAAAAAATATCATCTGCCTGTTACCGTCAGTGAGTCGGGAAGCGGCAACGGCGCCAAAAGTCTTATCAACAGGTCTTGCGATATCGCAACCATGTCGCGAACCATGAAAAAAGAGGAGCTTGGTGCAGCAAAAAAGAAAGGGGTAAATCCGGTGGCAACCATTGCGGCTCTTGACGGAATTGCCGTTGTTGTGCATCCAGGCAATCCGGTTCGAAATCTCACCAAAGCGCAGATCGCCGCAATATACCAGGGCAAGGTCAGCAACTGGAATCAGGTGGGCGGTCCTGACTCGAGGATTGTCGTCATTCAGCGAGAGTCGAACAGCGGAACCCAGGAGTCATTCAAGGAGCTGATTGTCGGAAAATCCGCCCAGATCGTCAGAACCGCTGAAACCCAGGCCAGTAACGGCGCCGTAAAAAGTCGTATTGCCGTGACCCGAACCGCAATTGGTTTTCTTGGTATGGGTTTTGTCGATCGCACCGTCAAGCCCCTTGCCGTCAACGGCATTCAGCCAACCGTGTCGACAGTCAAAAACAGAACCTATCCTGTTTCGCGACCGCTCTATTTCTATACCAACGGTCAACCGGCAGGTACGATAAAACAGTTTGTCGATCTTTCAAAAACAGTCGACGGGAAACGCATTGTCAGCGAACTTGGTTTTATCAATAACTATTGACAGGGCAGCAGGGCTCATGGAGTTAACCTGAATTGAAAGTGGCAATCCTGAAAAAAGTTGCCGAAACGGTTTGTATTGTTGCAGAGATGTAACAATAGGTGCTTTTTTTCTTCACCCAAACCGAATAGATTAGGGGCATTCAAAGTGAAGGAGCTCTTAAGCGGTTCCAGGTAATGAGGAAATAAATTGCAAAGGCTATGGGTGATCAGGCAATAAAGAGCAGCAATCGTTCAGGTGCGTTTGTTGTGAGCGAAAAAAAACGCAGGGTGCAGAGAATTACCAAAATCGCAGGAGAGATGCTTCTTCTCGGTATTGCTTCGTTTGTAGCTATTGTTGTACTCTTCATTTTTTACTTTGTTGCCGTTGATGCCATTCCGTTCTTTCAACTTCAGGGTTTCAGTGAGTTTTTTGCCAGTTCAGCCTGGTATCCTGCCGATGATCCCCCTCAGTTTGGAGCACTTGCCATCATATACGGCAGCGGAATGGTTACGCTCGGTTCAGCCCTGCTTGCTGTTCCCATGGGTATAGCTGCAGCTATCTGTCTCAGCGATATTCTTCCCTTTACCATTCGACAGTATGCAAAACCGGTTATTGAAATGCTTGCGGCCATTCCTTCCGTCGCATTCGGTTTTTTTGCTCTGGTGATTTTCGCCCCTCTCCTGCAGTCAAACGGAGGTTCGCTTCTGATGTGGACCTGGTGGCTCCTTGCCGCTCCTTGTCTCCTGCTTCTGGTTATTGTTGTTACCGATCTGTTGACTACAAAGATCGAGGATCAGCAAAAACGCAAATGGTTTACAATAGTGCTGACGATTCTTTTTGCTTCAGCGTCGCTGGCTCTTCTCTATCTGGTCGGGACTTTTCTGCAGGGAATCGAAATCCTTACCGGCACCAATGCGCTCAACGTTTCCATTATGCTCAGTTTCATGGCGCTTCCGACCATAGT
This region includes:
- a CDS encoding LexA family protein codes for the protein MKLTRIYRNEIFDFYSPDVSSELLLPYAETGVVAGFPSPADDAMELGLDLNKALIRHPEATFYARVKGSSMVEANLREGDILVIDKSLHPKNGDIAICFLDGEFTVKRISQDKSGLSLMPANDAFKPIRITEENDFLVWGIVTYIIHKAR
- a CDS encoding lysophospholipid acyltransferase family protein, with protein sequence MNNYREHLFRPLPFLDRGKSVLMRLLMIPNLFLIRAAGVEHLTTDGRPVLFVFNHNNAFEALLVPVFLIYRRGGQLISFVIDWMYGYLPFIGWLMQMIDPVYVYHKRSTLSFIQARRPEGTHENTVDRCCEKLHAGISIGIFPEGTRNAHAHRLMKPKPGIGHIALKSGVPVIPVGIDFPQRATKGKIPRFGRIIVRIGRPMTFHEASAHYQATLLESNGGNAVRKRQHELAGAVSHEIMLRLAELSGKRCLSDASFGKTDGNDNSKQKEQLCPV
- a CDS encoding GNAT family N-acetyltransferase, coding for MSCITVGRVLGGNDHAAAVEVIEQVFAREKKWITSASGQIPDHVNESGNVSWFLARVNGRPAGVLRLLYDPPLELPDAYAVNFMPGIDIEHLKKQGRYVEIGRFMILGEFRRNYRVALRLMREATAEVMERDYSHFITDVFEDDQHSPLNFHTRVLGFEAVGRHLFGDLNCSSARIILTLDILKLYSRVKDSRSRIYLELIHGIREIAERRIRRIQSGVAKG
- a CDS encoding putative porin — translated: MKKVALLVALAASMGFNNAEAVDWNWSADIRYRYESGLKETTADGEHSRDRHRTRVRLGVYPWINEELSAGVQIATGSDETTSRNETFDDMFIPDSIYLNEAFIDYHPMFLQGNVNLILGKRDVAKTLIVMKDLVWDSDITLEGLTLQFGKDSGGKEKDGLNATAGYYMLNEVNGSAPTAATTGKTERDAYLVAAQLAYTGSVSDLGYKVGAAYYDYVHFDYDNNVSGDAGYVPKYKPEFDYTGKDFNIVELFASVGGPITETLPWKIYGQYAFNTAEQADCPNIDDTKRDAYQIGVQIGDAKQVGQWSLGGEYVSIERDAVTILTDSDRNGGSATNLEGFKVAAVYHLVQNMTLGATYLNFKTKDVDDITNHLFQADVVVKF
- a CDS encoding PstS family phosphate ABC transporter substrate-binding protein gives rise to the protein MKLFRKILLSAAVLGVMASGTAEAAGKIVMDGSTTVGPIAKSFAAYFTKTTGVQVTVSESGSGNGAKSLINKTCDIGNMSRAMKSNEVMAARSKGVNPVEHVIALDGIAMVVHPSNRVDALSKAQIQGIYMGKYTNWSQVGGPNAAIVIIQRESNSGTQDTFKELVMGKDSPISKRAETQASNGAVKSRVSSTPAAIGFIGLGFIDSSVKALLVDKVEPEVRTVKNGTYPISRPLFMYTNGQATGVIKQFIDLAKTEEGKRMISELGYVNRY
- a CDS encoding PstS family phosphate ABC transporter substrate-binding protein, which gives rise to MRIVMKKLMLFLFVMLFAGSGSLLAAPRSIVLDGSTTVGPIAKSFAAYFTKKYHLPVTVSESGSGNGAKSLINRSCDIATMSRTMKKEELGAAKKKGVNPVATIAALDGIAVVVHPGNPVRNLTKAQIAAIYQGKVSNWNQVGGPDSRIVVIQRESNSGTQESFKELIVGKSAQIVRTAETQASNGAVKSRIAVTRTAIGFLGMGFVDRTVKPLAVNGIQPTVSTVKNRTYPVSRPLYFYTNGQPAGTIKQFVDLSKTVDGKRIVSELGFINNY
- a CDS encoding PstC family ABC transporter permease; amino-acid sequence: MGDQAIKSSNRSGAFVVSEKKRRVQRITKIAGEMLLLGIASFVAIVVLFIFYFVAVDAIPFFQLQGFSEFFASSAWYPADDPPQFGALAIIYGSGMVTLGSALLAVPMGIAAAICLSDILPFTIRQYAKPVIEMLAAIPSVAFGFFALVIFAPLLQSNGGSLLMWTWWLLAAPCLLLLVIVVTDLLTTKIEDQQKRKWFTIVLTILFASASLALLYLVGTFLQGIEILTGTNALNVSIMLSFMALPTIVSVSEDALQAVGRELREGSYALGATRAETIIKTVLPAASSGILAAVILGVMRSLGETMVVWMASGNSSSIPEPWFNYLSAVRTLTATIAGDMGEADQVTGSARFHVLFAMGLLLLVISFISNLVSERIVVRQRKILSGQ